GGAGCAAGCTCAAAAGAGAATGAAAGAGCGTTTAGCTAAATTCGGTATTAGCAGAAGAGAAACTAGGGATCTTGAATCCTCTAAACAACAGGAGTCAGGTTCCACTCCAGATGCTGTACCAGCTGCCCAAACTGCTAATGCATCTCAAACACCATTTGAGGAGGTTATTTCAAGTCCACAAAAAATGGAAGTAACTTCAACTGCTGGTGAAGACAATGAGgaagaggatgaagaagagcgCAAACTGAAAGAACAATTAGAATTAttaaaacaaaagaaaaatgctGAAAAGGAGAAAAGACTAGCTGATTTGCGAAGACAGATTGAAGAAGCAGAGAAGGAAGAAGAGCACCCCAGTGTAGCACAAAGTAACAGTGGAAATGTAcaatcttcttcaaatcaaCCTGCCAGTGTTCCTGTTGCTAATAGTCAACCACAGAATTTGCAGAACACACATATCACCACTAAACCTCTTTCATTGAATCAAACTGGTAGTAGTTATGATATGGCTTCAAATACTTATTTTAAGCCAACTCAAACATCACAATCTGCATTTGATAGGGAGAAAGCTGAgcagcaaagaaaaatccaGAGAGGTCTTGAAAGCGATGACGATGGATGGtcagatgatgatgatgatttatACAGCAAGCCAAACACTGCTCCTCAAACTGCCCCAGTACTAGATAGCTCTAATACACCACAACCAGGGATGAATGCATCTGTTCCAGCACCTATTGCTCCTCCGATCCCTACCCCACAGGCAAGTTCTCCAGCAGTTCCAGTCGCGCCTCCAATTCCTGCTGTTACTCCTTCAGAATCTTCGATTCCCATGACCTCAAACGCCGATGTAGCTGGAGCTGATCATTTGGATCAAGATACTGATATATCTGGTGCAGCAGCATCAGCAGATAAGCAAAACACTTCTCATGTTAGCCATATCCCTCCTGTTCCAGTTGCTCCACCGTTGCCTCAAGTGAGCTCAATAGCACCACCACCTCCTCTGCCAAATTTGTCCGTACCACAACCTCATGAAACTGTTGATAATGACGATGGTTCGGATGTTTTGTCCATACCAGACTCTGTTGAATCAGATAAGGAAGATCTGGCACCAGCTGGTCATACTCCTGCAGCTATGGGAATTCCACCTCCACCGCCTCTACCTAATTTTTGAAAGGCACATTGTCACAATAGTCACTTAGAGAGGTATTGTTTGTCCAATAATAAGGTATTGTTAGCACATGTTTGTATCATagagaaatatatattgtttACAAATCGacaaatttatattattatcttgAGTTTGAGTCAATATTGTAATCTCTTCATACTTgacatatatttttatcttgAGTAGCTGGCCATAGGGTCATTTaactcatcttcttcattatttgtGTATTTGGTTTCCTTTTGAATGTTATCGGTTGATAAATGGTCCTTATGGATATCTATTTTATCTTTCGATAAAAACTCTCTTACTGCTTCTGTGTATTCAGGTATGTCATCTCGAGGGGTGAAAAAGATGTGATCGACTTTAATTTGTCTACCAGCCACTGTTATGCCATTGAGATTATCAACGGCAAGGATTGTTGACCTCTGATCCTCATATTTCAGGAATGCAAAACCCTTTGATTCGTGAGTCTCCTTGTCACGGACAAGTAATACATCAACGGGGACGCCATACTGTGAAAATATGGTAAGTAAATCACCTTCTGTCAACTGTCTGTTCAATCCTCCAATGAATATGTATGCCTGATCCTTGTATTCCTGATGCCAGGAGTGTTCCGGCTTTAGTATACCAGCTTCTAGTTCCTTCTCATTGATTCTTTGGATAGCCTTGATCTGATTCATGAAATCTGATTCACGTGTTAgtgaatatattattatctatCAACCATTCATGATATCAGCCGGTAGTGGATCAGATTGccatatttattatttacaaGTTTGTAGCGTAAATATCTCGAAACCAAGATATTTTACTGCTAGAGTGATATGAATGAATTGATGACCAAATTAGCATGGAGGTCGTACTCAAGCTCTAGGGCCATGCATTTGTAACACTGAGTAAGCTATTTTAATATTGTTTTGGTGTCATGCCTTGAATAATGCCAATGAGATAGTTATATgtacaaaaaaatacttatgacaaaacaaataaacaTCGATTGATCTTCGTAGAATCATAGGTATACTTTGACTAAATTACACTAGGTATTCCTATGCTTCTTAGTGGCTTCTGCTACCAACTCTTCGAATATTTGcgcttcttcttgttcagATTTAGTTCTGTAAGTCTTTTGGAAAACTTTGCCTAATAGTCTTAAGGCCTCTGCCCTCTTTATACGTGTATTGAGGTCTATCTTTTGATCATCAAGTACTTTATCGCACACACTCCTCAGTGTTGATGTCATTTCGAACTTAGTTCCATGCCATGCCGCCGATAAGACCTTACCCATAAGTAATTGTTCCTGTTGTGCTAATTCTTCAGCAGTTGGTTTCGGTTTAGgagctgttgttgtttctgTCTCTGTCTTCTGTTGATTCTTACTGTTTTCTTCAGTATCCTCAGTGGAGGCTTCcttcattttttcaagCTCTTTCATAGTATTTTGAGCATCAATAGCAGCAGACACCGTCCTCAGTGTGTCCATAAGCACACCGCCTTTAGCTTTCACCGAATGAAATATGCCACCAAACCCAAATAGGTTTTGCGAGGCCAAAAAAATCTTTGCTTTCTCACAGTAAATATCACCTATAGTATGTAAAATATCAACACCAAAAGATTCCATCTTCAGCATatttgcttcttcttcaaacttCTTTTGGAAAGAATTCTTGCATGCGTCGTCGTAAACACTCTCGGTCAGTATCGAAAGCCTTTCAATCAGTGTCTTACTCAACtcttcaattcttttctctctttcaattttctgttgttcttcaaattcttctagttttgtcttctttttctgaTTGACCGCATCATCCTTGGGCTTTGTGCCTTCAGGATCAGGATGTACCGTTATGTCTTGACCACTACCTTGTACATGgccattcttcttcatttcttcctctttctcTTTACGTTTCTGAGCCTCCTCTGCTTCTTTCTGCTTCTGTGCTTCATCCTCGGCGTTTAGTTCCTCTGTCTTTTGGAGATTCTTCAGCAACGTCAACTCACCAATGTAGGATGCAAATGCTTCACCACCAAATATGGCGCTAAATTGCTCCGCTGCATCTTCAAATCCACCCTTTGGTATAGCTTCTTGCTTACCAAACTTATCGTACTTGGCTCGCAGCTCCTCGCTACTTAGCACTTGGTAGGCTTCTGATATGGCCTGAAACCGCTCTGTCGCCGTGGGATCGTTGGGATTCTTGTCAGGGTGCTCCTGTATAGACTTCTTTCTGTACGCTTTCTTAATCTCAACGGCAGTAGCAGTGGGCCCAATACCCAACAAATCGTAGTACGTGGAATCTACAACCATCGCTAACTATGTTCTTTAATTATGTATCGTACTCACTCAAATAAAGTATCAATTTCAGCTTGTCCCACCGTATACTTGTAAAATTAGCCACCTAATCGTTTTCTGAGTATTCAATGGTTGAGTCCATCCATGTGTTTGCCAACAAGTCTGCGAAGTATGCTGTGTTGAAGTAGCTCTTAATTCTTCGATTCTGAGCTCTTAGAGCCTTGAACATGGGAGGGCATAGTATACGGTATAATTAAGGTTTATACCAGGACATAGTAtcattgaatttgatgaattgTTCACATATTTCTTAGAGTCGGTAGCTTTTGCTGCTTATACATTTACATAACTATTCATTGTCTAGCGGTTCGGCTTCAGTTGGGAGAGTTCCTGACTCTTCTCTGGCCTCAGTGTCTAGTTTCTGTTCAGGGGAAGGCTCTTGAACATCCAAAGTAGTTTTAGTAGGTTCATTGTCCAAGATGTCTGAAGATGTACCAGTTGGTACGTTGACTAGTACGGGTTCTGCAGATTTtgtttgttcttctttaactgtaagttcttctttaactggtttttcttcttcaactgttttttcttgttcaactgtttcctcttcttcaacagtaGATTCAGACGCCATTAGTTCTTTCTCCATTTCACGTTCTTCCTGTTCTTCCATGTTTTGCTCCTCTGTTTCTACATAGTTGTCCTGATCACGGCAGTCAATGTCGTCATCCGCGTCGTGAACAACTTGCCCTTTGATACTCAGTTTCCATGCACTGAATATCTCGATGGTGTTTCCTGTCTCTGAAACTTTCACCTTCTCAGTGGTGGCCACTTTTGTTGGAAGTTTGCGCCCTCGAGGACCTCTTGCTCTACCATGACGAacatctttcaaatttgtaCCAGATCCAGTATCTTGGTCATTCGACGTCGAGGTTTTGTCATTAGCAGTATCTTGGGGATCTTTCAACACTTTTGCAAGTGCAGGTGGAGGCGGACCACCAGGAACCATACCTGGAA
The Nakaseomyces glabratus chromosome J, complete sequence genome window above contains:
- the IST3 gene encoding U2 snRNP complex subunit IST3 (CAGL0J01914g~Ortholog(s) have first spliceosomal transesterification activity and role in cellular response to drug, generation of catalytic spliceosome for first transesterification step, mRNA export from nucleus, spliceosomal complex assembly), translated to MNQIKAIQRINEKELEAGILKPEHSWHQEYKDQAYIFIGGLNRQLTEGDLLTIFSQYGVPVDVLLVRDKETHESKGFAFLKYEDQRSTILAVDNLNGITVAGRQIKVDHIFFTPRDDIPEYTEAVREFLSKDKIDIHKDHLSTDNIQKETKYTNNEEDELNDPMASYSR
- the DJP1 gene encoding Djp1p (CAGL0J01936g~Ortholog(s) have role in protein import into mitochondrial outer membrane, protein import into peroxisome matrix and cell periphery, cellular bud, cytosol, endoplasmic reticulum localization), giving the protein MVVDSTYYDLLGIGPTATAVEIKKAYRKKSIQEHPDKNPNDPTATERFQAISEAYQVLSSEELRAKYDKFGKQEAIPKGGFEDAAEQFSAIFGGEAFASYIGELTLLKNLQKTEELNAEDEAQKQKEAEEAQKRKEKEEEMKKNGHVQGSGQDITVHPDPEGTKPKDDAVNQKKKTKLEEFEEQQKIEREKRIEELSKTLIERLSILTESVYDDACKNSFQKKFEEEANMLKMESFGVDILHTIGDIYCEKAKIFLASQNLFGFGGIFHSVKAKGGVLMDTLRTVSAAIDAQNTMKELEKMKEASTEDTEENSKNQQKTETETTTAPKPKPTAEELAQQEQLLMGKVLSAAWHGTKFEMTSTLRSVCDKVLDDQKIDLNTRIKRAEALRLLGKVFQKTYRTKSEQEEAQIFEELVAEATKKHRNT